TGGGGCCTGAGGTTTGAACCAGTGCGCGAAAAGCTTGCTGCGCTGTTACGCGGCATGCAAGCACCCCGACCCGTGCCCGTCGAAGCGCAGCGCGACACTATCATAGAAACCAAAACGGCCGCTCATGTCGCCGCTACTCGCGGAAAAACTAATTCGATCCCGCCGCACGATCCATATTTTCGGGCGTGAATCACCGCCCAGAGAGATTATCCTGCGGGCTATTGATGTCGCGCGATGGGCGCCGAACCATCGGCTTACCGCGCCATGGCGTTTCTACCTCCTGGGTCCCGCGACCGCCGATGCGATCTGCCGCCTAAACGCCGAGCTGACCTCCCAAGCTAAGGGTGCTCAAGCGGGGCAGGCCAAACTCAGGCGCTGGCGCGAGATTCCTGGTTGGCTGGTTCTGACCTGCAAAAATTCCGACGATCCTATCCGTGCCCGTGAAGATTATGCGGCCTGTTGTTGCGCACTTCAAAACATGTGTCTTTATCTGTGGAGCGAAGGTATTGGGTGCAAATGGACGACGGGCGCTATCACCCGCGCCTCCGGCTTCTTCGACTTGATCTCGGTAAACCCGGTGTTGGAAACCGTGGTTGCCCTGGTGTGGTTCGGATACCCGGCCGAGATCCCGAGCACCAATCGCAAACCCGCCTCCGAAACTCTTGTCGAGCTCCCTTAGCGCTCTTATCCTGCCGCGCCAGCCCGAGGCGCGATGCCGCGGACGAACACGGGAACTCGTGCGAGGCTCCGATTATTCGATGCGGGCAAGATGCGGCGCGAAATGCGCCAGGAGATCATGGAACCGAACCGGGCGCTGCATGTGGGCATGCCCGACTGACGACGCGTGTCAAAAATGCCGAAAACCGTGAAACCGCGGCACGAACGCTGTACCGCGCGGATCGATAAAACGCAATCCTTCCCGCCTCTGGATCTGACCGATGCGAGTAATCCAAACCCCACCGAGATCCGGTCCCAGCTTATCGGCTTGG
This portion of the Pseudomonadota bacterium genome encodes:
- a CDS encoding nitroreductase; amino-acid sequence: MSPLLAEKLIRSRRTIHIFGRESPPREIILRAIDVARWAPNHRLTAPWRFYLLGPATADAICRLNAELTSQAKGAQAGQAKLRRWREIPGWLVLTCKNSDDPIRAREDYAACCCALQNMCLYLWSEGIGCKWTTGAITRASGFFDLISVNPVLETVVALVWFGYPAEIPSTNRKPASETLVELP